One Thermosphaera aggregans DNA segment encodes these proteins:
- a CDS encoding NAD-dependent epimerase/dehydratase family protein: MRVTVTGATGFLGSYVVDNLIKKGFTLRGTYHTSEKRQALLAKNVEPVYMDLERPETFLNVVKNTDILIHLAAYYTFTGKKNLYYRLNVEATRILAEQALKHGVKRFIYCSSTEAIGPVQNPPGDEETPPNPQFEYGRSKLLAELQIKDLAAKGLSYTIVRPSGLYGPGNVNDVSYWFITSFAKGGFFSKFKIGNGETLIQFAHVDDVAKGFTLVVEKLEKSENQVFILSEDKAYTYNEVYKILSELTGNPPPKYSLTPALAKLLLSFTHAYSLLKGDNNLLLRRSIVDSVTKHRAYSIEKAKKLLGYSPRYSLKEGLRETIEWYRLKGYIKK; encoded by the coding sequence TTGAGGGTTACCGTGACAGGTGCTACAGGGTTTCTTGGCTCCTACGTTGTAGACAACCTGATCAAAAAGGGCTTCACTTTAAGAGGAACTTATCACACTTCTGAGAAAAGGCAGGCCTTGTTAGCGAAGAATGTTGAACCAGTATATATGGATTTAGAGAGACCCGAGACGTTTCTGAACGTGGTGAAAAATACTGACATATTAATCCACCTAGCAGCCTACTACACTTTCACAGGGAAGAAGAACCTATATTACAGGCTCAACGTGGAGGCAACTAGAATACTTGCAGAGCAAGCATTGAAGCATGGGGTGAAGAGATTTATTTATTGTAGCTCAACTGAGGCAATAGGCCCAGTGCAAAACCCTCCAGGTGACGAGGAGACGCCTCCTAACCCGCAGTTCGAATACGGTCGCTCAAAACTCCTCGCCGAGCTACAAATAAAAGATCTAGCGGCCAAGGGGCTCTCCTACACTATAGTAAGGCCCAGTGGACTGTACGGCCCGGGGAATGTGAACGATGTGTCATACTGGTTTATAACATCTTTCGCGAAGGGAGGCTTCTTCTCGAAATTCAAAATAGGAAATGGCGAGACGCTTATACAATTCGCACACGTTGATGATGTTGCCAAGGGTTTCACGCTAGTGGTTGAGAAACTGGAAAAATCTGAAAACCAAGTTTTCATTCTCTCAGAGGATAAAGCTTACACCTATAACGAGGTTTATAAGATTCTATCAGAGCTTACAGGTAATCCGCCGCCGAAATATAGTTTAACCCCCGCGTTGGCGAAACTCCTTTTATCGTTCACTCACGCATACTCGCTTCTAAAAGGAGATAATAATTTGCTACTGAGGAGAAGCATTGTTGACTCGGTGACTAAGCATAGAGCATACAGTATTGAGAAAGCGAAGAAGCTTTTGGGTTACTCCCCAAGGTATAGTTTGAAGGAAGGGTTGAGAGAGACCATTGAATGGTATAGGCTGAAGGGATACATTAAGAAATAA
- a CDS encoding acetate--CoA ligase family protein: MSTASSLITKVYLEERIKLLEDEVFELLKAYNIPTAPYAVARSIDEVSLMAEKVGFPLVIKIISPDIIHKTDVGGVRLDIWSKQEALKAAEEITEKVRASNPQARINGFLLQPMMPKGVEIIIGGLHDPVFGSVVMFGAGGIFVEVFKDVSFRVAPLTIDEALEMIDEIKTSAILKGYRAQPPVNKYSIAEIIVAVGKMLDEHPEIESMDLNPVFAYPDKAYVIDGRIILRKPGVHHKS, translated from the coding sequence ATGAGTACTGCTTCAAGCCTGATCACTAAAGTATATCTTGAAGAACGCATAAAACTCCTAGAAGACGAGGTATTCGAGCTCCTTAAAGCATACAACATTCCAACAGCTCCATATGCTGTTGCTAGAAGCATTGATGAAGTCTCTTTAATGGCCGAGAAAGTGGGATTTCCTCTCGTCATAAAGATCATCTCGCCAGACATAATCCATAAGACCGATGTAGGAGGCGTGAGGCTCGATATCTGGTCAAAGCAGGAAGCCCTGAAAGCGGCGGAAGAGATTACTGAGAAAGTCAGAGCGAGTAATCCCCAAGCAAGGATCAACGGCTTCCTCCTCCAGCCCATGATGCCCAAGGGCGTTGAAATCATCATCGGAGGACTCCACGACCCTGTATTCGGAAGCGTTGTCATGTTTGGAGCAGGAGGCATATTCGTCGAAGTTTTCAAGGACGTGTCTTTCAGGGTTGCACCTCTCACCATAGACGAGGCGTTGGAAATGATTGATGAGATTAAAACCTCAGCAATTCTTAAAGGATACAGGGCTCAACCACCAGTTAACAAGTACTCCATTGCGGAGATAATAGTGGCTGTTGGGAAAATGCTTGATGAACATCCAGAGATAGAGTCCATGGATTTAAACCCGGTTTTCGCATACCCTGATAAAGCCTACGTTATTGACGGTAGGATTATTTTGAGAAAACCAGGCGTTCATCATAAAAGCTAG
- a CDS encoding acyl-CoA reductase: MVDENNAVKPIYFTKIETRDDGSGVYEPTVEWLDRFLNRSVELSQSLLQLGFRRRIRVLSEMGKIWSEKLPTIEERLARSISKSTGYSEENVKLDLRLVEQVLNEANIVELFDKGLIGGWLSLDQPVEISNGEFVWNKPLGSSLIISSGNTVIPAVLPTVVSLASGNVTILRPSLSNYPGVAEIFTTLFELAEGSVEGSQEIASALLVSYFKHDSKVFEHLLVSTPLGVVNYWGGEPGRSVVASRVLKNPYHPRLVVNGPLTGLAIIDEESVSEGVAYGLARDVILYDQQLCSSPTYALFIGSKESALKFAESLGEALNHLGGRFLREMGEGELYSLILLRKSLELQGARVFYSENPGNPWTIAVETPEIGKHSTHSLKHSYSTPRRRFIEIIVLKDIGELREVASFLIRRLRESGMDKFQTASLKVSERNLNHVLNTLSILGIYRVVLIGESFFRTPLEPYDGEFMPRYFTYTMYLRLVEKSGVLKII, from the coding sequence GTGGTGGACGAGAATAATGCTGTGAAACCCATTTATTTCACGAAAATAGAGACGCGAGATGATGGATCCGGAGTATACGAGCCAACGGTTGAGTGGCTGGACAGGTTTTTAAATCGTAGTGTAGAATTATCCCAGAGCCTTCTCCAACTAGGCTTTCGCAGAAGAATAAGAGTGTTGAGCGAGATGGGGAAAATTTGGAGTGAGAAGCTACCTACTATCGAGGAGAGATTAGCGCGTAGCATTTCTAAAAGCACAGGCTACAGCGAGGAAAACGTGAAGCTGGATTTAAGACTGGTTGAACAGGTGTTAAACGAGGCTAATATCGTTGAACTCTTCGATAAGGGATTAATCGGGGGTTGGCTAAGTCTTGACCAACCGGTTGAAATCAGTAACGGAGAGTTCGTGTGGAACAAGCCCCTGGGATCCTCCCTAATAATTTCCTCTGGTAACACGGTCATACCGGCTGTGCTACCGACAGTTGTCTCCCTAGCCTCAGGGAACGTTACCATATTGAGACCATCACTCAGCAACTACCCTGGAGTAGCAGAGATTTTCACCACGCTTTTCGAGCTAGCTGAAGGCTCCGTGGAGGGCTCTCAAGAGATTGCTTCAGCCCTCCTGGTCTCATACTTTAAGCATGATAGCAAGGTGTTTGAACACCTCCTAGTCTCAACACCTCTTGGAGTGGTCAACTACTGGGGCGGGGAGCCGGGTAGGAGTGTTGTAGCTAGTAGGGTGTTAAAGAATCCTTACCACCCCAGGCTGGTTGTTAACGGACCCCTTACAGGGCTAGCCATAATAGATGAAGAGTCCGTCTCGGAAGGAGTGGCCTACGGGTTAGCAAGGGATGTAATACTATATGATCAACAACTGTGCAGTTCTCCAACCTACGCTTTGTTCATAGGTTCGAAAGAAAGTGCATTGAAGTTCGCTGAGAGCTTGGGTGAGGCTTTAAACCATCTTGGGGGGAGATTCCTTCGAGAGATGGGAGAAGGAGAGCTGTATAGCCTGATACTGCTTAGGAAAAGCTTGGAGCTCCAAGGTGCAAGAGTTTTTTACTCGGAGAACCCGGGCAATCCTTGGACGATCGCTGTTGAAACACCGGAGATCGGAAAACATTCAACACACAGTTTAAAACATTCGTACTCAACACCTAGGAGGCGATTCATCGAGATAATAGTGTTGAAGGATATTGGAGAGCTAAGGGAGGTGGCCTCTTTTCTGATTAGAAGGCTGAGGGAGAGCGGGATGGATAAGTTCCAGACAGCTTCCTTAAAGGTTTCAGAGAGAAATCTCAACCACGTGTTAAACACGCTGTCGATTCTTGGGATTTACAGGGTTGTTCTAATAGGGGAATCGTTTTTTAGAACTCCACTAGAACCCTACGATGGCGAGTTCATGCCTAGATATTTCACATACACCATGTATCTCCGACTAGTCGAGAAATCCGGCGTGCTGAAAATAATTTGA
- a CDS encoding HAD family hydrolase: MSGKAVLFDLDGTIVDSVPLIIKCYGEGLSHHGVKASEHELLGLMGLPTWQVVAEVLKTQEPVVIEKVIKDIFSCFSKNWQRELKLYPESVQVLSELKRRGFKLGVVTSSEQEHAEIMLNYFGISKYFDIIQGRVNDLRPKPSPDMIIHVLDKLNVAKTEAFFVGDTLYDCIASVNAGVKFLLIMRPWGVSVLEKCKPWKVLKELTNIIDVIS; the protein is encoded by the coding sequence ATGAGCGGTAAAGCAGTATTATTCGATTTAGACGGCACTATAGTGGACAGCGTGCCGTTAATAATTAAATGCTATGGAGAAGGGCTTTCACACCACGGCGTTAAAGCCAGCGAGCATGAGCTATTAGGCCTGATGGGTCTACCCACCTGGCAAGTAGTGGCGGAGGTGCTCAAAACGCAAGAACCCGTGGTGATCGAGAAAGTCATTAAAGACATTTTCTCATGCTTCTCTAAAAACTGGCAAAGAGAGTTGAAATTATACCCGGAGAGTGTGCAAGTTCTCTCCGAGTTGAAGAGGAGAGGCTTTAAACTTGGCGTGGTAACTTCCTCAGAGCAGGAGCATGCAGAGATAATGCTAAACTATTTCGGCATATCAAAGTATTTCGACATAATCCAAGGAAGAGTAAACGATCTGAGACCTAAGCCAAGCCCTGACATGATTATTCACGTTCTAGACAAATTGAACGTTGCCAAGACTGAAGCCTTCTTCGTCGGAGACACTCTTTACGACTGCATCGCCTCAGTAAATGCGGGTGTTAAATTCTTACTCATTATGAGGCCCTGGGGGGTAAGTGTCTTAGAGAAGTGTAAGCCGTGGAAAGTGTTGAAGGAGCTAACCAATATTATAGACGTTATTTCTTAA
- a CDS encoding DUF7128 family protein, with protein sequence MVYIIEVDGFKYYACSICGLIYESEETASKCEEFCKSNPGKCNIEIMKESIGYIEQAESGAFTLKFKVLAKGEKIKPVYKICKHRLNVYKIC encoded by the coding sequence ATGGTTTACATCATCGAAGTAGATGGTTTCAAATACTATGCGTGCTCCATCTGTGGGTTGATTTATGAATCAGAAGAAACAGCTTCCAAATGTGAAGAATTTTGCAAAAGCAACCCTGGCAAATGCAATATCGAGATAATGAAAGAATCCATTGGTTACATAGAACAAGCGGAGAGCGGGGCTTTCACTTTGAAATTTAAAGTGCTTGCTAAAGGAGAAAAAATAAAGCCCGTATATAAGATATGCAAGCATCGTTTAAACGTCTACAAGATATGTTGA
- a CDS encoding lipoate protein ligase C-terminal domain-containing protein, translating to MKTYYNEYKARKGLFKVRILADDQNIIRNITIMGDFFIYPEEVIWVVEDSLKGVKFEKDAVANIIRDVFTRESAVLVGCTLDEFIQTIVEARPVE from the coding sequence TTGAAGACTTACTACAACGAATACAAGGCTAGAAAGGGGTTGTTTAAAGTGAGAATTCTGGCAGATGATCAAAACATCATCAGGAATATTACGATCATGGGCGACTTCTTCATATATCCTGAAGAAGTAATATGGGTTGTCGAAGATTCTTTGAAAGGCGTGAAGTTCGAAAAAGACGCGGTGGCTAACATCATTAGGGATGTGTTTACCAGGGAGAGCGCTGTACTTGTAGGTTGCACCCTTGACGAGTTCATTCAGACGATAGTGGAGGCGAGACCGGTTGAGTGA